The Candidatus Methylacidithermus pantelleriae genome contains a region encoding:
- the aroA gene encoding 3-phosphoshikimate 1-carboxyvinyltransferase — MPDTSSRSLRIFPSRRIRGTVTVPGDKSITHRALLLATLAEGESRLSGVLTGEDCLATIRACQALGAEIEFLNATTVRVKGRDRKLLAPAEPIDCGNSGTLMRLIAGILAGQPFSSCLIGDASLSRRPMARILVPLRQMGARIDAKGPGELPPLEIHGSQLHGIDYRLPLPSAQVKSCLLLAGLFASGVTRLQEPIPTRDHTERLLRHFGLWPIFDNGQLVVHGGVRLHGHDLFIPGDFSSAAFWIVAAAAFPGSELFVQGVGLNPSRTGLLKILLRMGATVKETIESCETEPYGTLEIRGERLRGTRIRGEEIAQVIDELPILAVAGALAQGETIIRDASELRVKESDRLAALAYNLRAFGVPVEELPDGLIIEGGHPLRAASVQSFGDHRIAMAFAILALAADGVSVIEDTACIATSYPGFEKDFESLTQSEIPGWGERAFRQIGHRWARWAKESLEDPAEARFPVVAIDGTAASGKTTVAQELARRLDFAYCSTGVLYRAMTWKLLQMGVDISNRFRVARAVGKIPMDCWIENHQLKIRVGDEDPSPYLRDPEVNANVSLVASIPAVRRYLLPLQRKLARQAPLVMEGRDIGTVVFPKTPYKFFLDADPLVRQERRRQQGETDLLLERDQKDRERKLAPLKPAHDAVILDTTRTTVNELVETILRHLKRKGMNLQ; from the coding sequence GTGCCAGACACCTCTTCCCGTTCTCTCCGCATTTTTCCTAGCCGGCGAATCCGCGGCACGGTCACCGTCCCAGGAGACAAAAGTATCACCCACCGGGCTCTTCTTCTGGCGACTCTCGCAGAAGGGGAAAGCCGCCTCTCCGGAGTTTTAACTGGGGAAGATTGCCTGGCAACCATCCGCGCCTGTCAGGCACTGGGTGCTGAAATCGAGTTTCTTAATGCAACGACCGTCCGGGTCAAAGGTCGAGATCGCAAACTCCTGGCTCCTGCCGAGCCCATCGATTGTGGAAATTCCGGAACGCTCATGCGGCTGATAGCCGGAATCCTTGCAGGCCAGCCTTTTTCTTCCTGTCTTATCGGAGACGCCTCCCTGTCCCGGCGACCCATGGCGCGAATTTTGGTCCCGCTGCGCCAGATGGGGGCTCGGATCGACGCCAAAGGACCGGGAGAACTTCCTCCGCTTGAGATTCACGGATCTCAGCTTCATGGAATTGATTACCGGTTACCCCTGCCAAGCGCTCAGGTCAAATCGTGCCTTCTCCTGGCAGGGCTTTTTGCTTCCGGAGTCACCCGGCTCCAGGAGCCCATTCCCACGCGAGACCACACCGAGCGGTTGCTTCGTCATTTCGGCCTGTGGCCCATTTTCGACAATGGTCAGCTTGTAGTTCACGGAGGCGTACGCTTGCATGGCCACGACCTTTTTATCCCGGGGGATTTTTCCTCTGCCGCCTTCTGGATTGTGGCGGCCGCAGCTTTCCCGGGAAGCGAGCTTTTTGTGCAAGGGGTGGGACTGAATCCTTCTCGCACGGGTCTCCTGAAAATCCTTTTACGCATGGGAGCCACCGTCAAAGAGACGATTGAAAGCTGTGAGACCGAGCCCTACGGTACCCTTGAAATCCGAGGAGAACGTCTCCGGGGAACGCGGATCCGAGGCGAAGAGATTGCTCAGGTGATCGATGAACTGCCGATTCTAGCGGTAGCCGGTGCGCTGGCTCAAGGGGAAACCATTATTCGCGACGCTTCGGAGCTTCGCGTCAAGGAGTCCGACCGTTTGGCTGCCCTCGCCTATAACCTGCGCGCCTTTGGGGTGCCTGTGGAGGAGCTCCCTGACGGGCTTATTATCGAAGGAGGTCATCCGTTACGCGCTGCCTCGGTTCAGAGCTTCGGGGACCATCGAATCGCAATGGCTTTTGCTATTTTGGCACTGGCTGCCGATGGGGTCAGTGTGATCGAGGATACCGCCTGCATCGCTACTTCCTATCCCGGCTTTGAGAAAGACTTCGAGAGCTTGACCCAATCGGAGATCCCTGGATGGGGAGAACGAGCCTTTCGGCAAATCGGTCACCGGTGGGCACGATGGGCCAAAGAATCGCTAGAAGACCCGGCTGAGGCGCGTTTTCCCGTAGTGGCGATTGACGGCACAGCAGCATCGGGAAAAACGACAGTCGCCCAAGAGCTAGCACGGAGACTTGATTTCGCCTACTGCAGTACGGGGGTTCTCTACCGAGCCATGACATGGAAACTGCTCCAAATGGGTGTGGATATAAGCAATCGTTTTCGTGTGGCGCGAGCCGTTGGAAAAATCCCCATGGATTGCTGGATTGAAAATCACCAGCTTAAGATTCGCGTAGGAGACGAAGACCCTTCGCCCTACCTGCGCGATCCTGAAGTCAATGCCAACGTATCTTTGGTAGCCAGCATCCCCGCCGTTCGACGGTACCTTTTGCCTCTCCAGCGAAAACTTGCGCGCCAGGCCCCCTTGGTCATGGAAGGGCGAGACATTGGAACGGTGGTTTTTCCGAAAACGCCCTACAAATTCTTCCTCGACGCAGATCCTTTGGTTCGTCAAGAACGACGCCGACAACAGGGTGAAACGGATCTGCTTTTAGAACGTGACCAGAAGGACCGGGAGCGCAAACTTGCACCGCTGAAACCTGCTCACGATGCCGTTATCCTAGATACGACCCGGACCACAGTAAACGAGCTCGTCGAAACTATCTTGCGTCACCTCAAGCGCAAAGGGATGAACCTTCAGTAA
- a CDS encoding lysophospholipid acyltransferase family protein: MERIERIVEVVPPTGERNVSIPCAILPRGEVLSGKMRPFYALTWIVTRRILEVFFDFSSPGMEKVPLEGGLLVVANHASYLDPPIVGAALPRELYYLARRTLFRHPLFARLIRAYHAIPVELERPDPVGLRAVLRALRKGRAVLLFPEGTRTPDGRMGEARMGAGFVACHAGVPILPVRIFGTYEVLPRHRKWPRFFPIRVVIGSPFHIPQVEEEPRSRKRKEVYQEAAWEMKRRILELA; encoded by the coding sequence GTGGAGAGGATAGAGAGAATCGTGGAAGTTGTGCCGCCTACCGGAGAAAGGAACGTTTCCATCCCGTGTGCGATTTTGCCGCGAGGAGAGGTTCTGTCTGGGAAGATGCGTCCCTTCTATGCCCTTACCTGGATCGTGACTCGCCGGATTTTGGAGGTCTTTTTTGATTTCTCTTCCCCTGGGATGGAAAAAGTGCCCCTGGAAGGGGGGCTCCTTGTTGTGGCCAATCACGCAAGTTATCTGGATCCCCCGATCGTAGGAGCGGCCCTCCCACGTGAGCTCTACTATCTGGCGCGGCGCACACTCTTTCGCCATCCCCTTTTTGCGCGCTTGATTCGAGCCTACCATGCGATTCCCGTGGAATTGGAACGACCCGATCCGGTAGGTTTGCGGGCGGTTCTGCGAGCCTTACGAAAAGGCAGGGCCGTCCTTCTTTTCCCGGAAGGAACTCGTACACCGGACGGACGTATGGGGGAAGCCCGGATGGGGGCGGGGTTTGTGGCGTGCCACGCGGGGGTCCCGATTCTCCCGGTGCGGATTTTTGGGACGTATGAAGTTCTCCCTCGGCACCGCAAATGGCCGAGGTTTTTTCCGATCCGCGTGGTGATTGGCTCACCGTTTCACATTCCCCAGGTCGAGGAAGAACCTCGTTCAAGAAAGCGCAAAGAGGTGTACCAGGAAGCGGCTTGGGAAATGAAGCGGAGAATCTTGGAGTTGGCCTAG
- the amoB gene encoding bacterial ammonia monooxygenase, subunit AmoB gives MKQSNRARAFALWGVLALGLGLGASSPRAWAHGERSQEAFLRMRTMVFYDTKFWSDRWAKEGTGAPLKIGDELVITGKLQILPIWPREITFGGIANLNVAAPGPTFIRTGTWVNGESVFNAFVCEIGALYEYKQVLRARRGADWAYHIHPMFNIEVAGPTVGPGCFVKVDGPGGRPYEAPPNLVKTLTGETIDLETYGVARMLGWTTLMFLIGIVWLAIWCSRPIMPRQALIAEGRAEELITPGDRQLAGAFIIGLAVLCFGAAALTNQQYPIRIPLQSGRFKIPSLPLPPPEVDVKITKATYEVPRRKLTMDMDVTNKGNSPAVLREFTTANVRFLNPAFEKKPANDNSPEFPGVYGGDLVVEPNDPIKPGETKTLHVVMESPVWETERLTMYTETTNRLGGLLFFTNEEGTRTIIAVADQMLLPIWQ, from the coding sequence ATGAAACAGTCGAATCGAGCCAGAGCCTTTGCGTTGTGGGGAGTTCTGGCGTTGGGGCTAGGCCTTGGCGCCAGCTCCCCCCGTGCTTGGGCTCACGGGGAACGCTCCCAGGAAGCGTTTCTCCGAATGAGAACGATGGTCTTCTACGACACCAAGTTCTGGTCGGATCGGTGGGCAAAGGAAGGAACGGGGGCCCCACTGAAGATTGGTGATGAGCTTGTCATTACGGGCAAGCTTCAGATCCTGCCGATCTGGCCCCGGGAGATCACCTTCGGGGGAATTGCCAATCTCAATGTCGCTGCCCCAGGTCCTACCTTTATCCGAACCGGGACTTGGGTTAACGGTGAGAGCGTGTTTAACGCTTTCGTGTGCGAGATTGGCGCGCTCTACGAGTATAAACAGGTCTTGCGAGCTCGGCGTGGAGCAGACTGGGCTTACCATATCCACCCGATGTTCAACATTGAAGTCGCAGGTCCCACGGTGGGACCTGGGTGCTTCGTCAAGGTGGATGGTCCAGGGGGACGACCCTATGAAGCTCCTCCCAACCTCGTTAAGACGCTTACGGGGGAAACGATTGACCTGGAGACCTACGGCGTGGCCCGGATGCTCGGCTGGACGACCCTCATGTTTCTTATCGGGATTGTCTGGCTAGCCATCTGGTGCTCCCGGCCGATCATGCCTCGTCAAGCGCTTATTGCGGAAGGACGTGCGGAAGAGCTTATCACCCCGGGGGACCGGCAACTCGCTGGGGCGTTTATCATTGGGCTTGCGGTTCTTTGTTTTGGAGCAGCGGCCCTGACTAACCAGCAGTACCCGATCCGGATCCCACTGCAATCGGGGCGGTTCAAGATCCCGTCGCTCCCTCTACCTCCGCCAGAGGTGGACGTTAAGATCACCAAGGCCACGTACGAGGTGCCCAGGAGGAAGCTCACGATGGATATGGATGTCACCAATAAGGGGAATAGTCCTGCGGTTTTGCGGGAGTTTACCACAGCCAACGTGCGTTTCCTCAATCCCGCCTTCGAGAAAAAGCCTGCCAACGACAATTCACCGGAGTTTCCGGGGGTCTATGGGGGAGATCTCGTAGTGGAGCCAAACGACCCAATCAAGCCGGGTGAAACCAAGACCTTGCACGTGGTGATGGAAAGCCCGGTGTGGGAAACGGAGCGGTTGACTATGTACACCGAGACCACCAACCGCCTGGGAGGGCTCCTTTTCTTTACCAATGAAGAGGGCACCCGGACGATCATTGCGGTGGCCGATCAGATGCTCCTCCCCATCTGGCAGTAA